The following DNA comes from Bacteroidota bacterium.
GGGTTGCGGATAAATTTTGGCCCTTGCTGGTGTGGAGTACATTATACTTCGGCATTAAGCTCTGGCAGGATTTGGATGATGAAAGAGAGCGTGGCGAAAAAGCATTATTACTGGCTCAAACTGCCCAGCTCAGAATGCTACGCTATCAATTAAATCCACATTTTTTGTTCAATTCCCTTAGCTCCATCCAGGCACTGATTTATGATGATCCTAAGCATGCCGATTTAATGCTTACCGAACTATCTGATTTTTTGCGTTTTACGCTTCATGATAAAGAAAAACTTTATATTCCTCTCAGGGATGAGGTGGTCATCATCCAAAAGTATTTATCAATGGAAAAAAGGCGATTCCCTGATCGGCTTAATTATTCTGTGACTTTTACCGAAGAGGCAGCTAAGCAAGAGGTGGTTGCTTTCATTCTTCAGCCATTTGTTGAAAATGCAGTTAAATATGGGATGAGAACCTCGCCCGAAAAATTGTTAATCGATATAAAAGGATTTATTCATGACAAAAAATTAGTGCTGGAAATCATGAACAGCGGTAAATGGATAGAGCAAGGATCAAATGAAGGTACCGGCATCAGAAATGTGATCGAACGGCTTCAGAATGCTTATACTGATAAGTTTAAAATTTTTATTGATAAAGGCATTGATTCTGTTATCGTGAGTATCGAAATTTCAATTAAATGATGAAAAATGGCTATTTTGAGCAGTGAATGACGACTGGTATTTTTTATCACAGATTTTCCCTGATCATGCATCAGTTATTTTTAAATAATTAATGTACTAAAGATGAAAAAGTGTACAGCCTATATCGTGGATGATGAGCCACTGGCAATCCGATCACTAACCAAAAAACTGGAAGATTTTCCTGAAATTGAGTTAGTTGGGCAGTCAACCAGAATGCCAAAAGCCATTGTTGAAATCGAAACC
Coding sequences within:
- a CDS encoding histidine kinase, which gives rise to MSGFNRLIKNILSKRPGFWFFQIIGWSLLIIYYDTSYRPYMYLYKVPYFWVLAALIGFFFSLLLRKWYRIFYKQRLNIYYITILVTLSSLTVAVIWVIIRAGILTQIEKYFNNGIGSDVDIYADNLSYKIIFWVADKFWPLLVWSTLYFGIKLWQDLDDERERGEKALLLAQTAQLRMLRYQLNPHFLFNSLSSIQALIYDDPKHADLMLTELSDFLRFTLHDKEKLYIPLRDEVVIIQKYLSMEKRRFPDRLNYSVTFTEEAAKQEVVAFILQPFVENAVKYGMRTSPEKLLIDIKGFIHDKKLVLEIMNSGKWIEQGSNEGTGIRNVIERLQNAYTDKFKIFIDKGIDSVIVSIEISIK